The sequence below is a genomic window from Drosophila gunungcola strain Sukarami chromosome 2L unlocalized genomic scaffold, Dgunungcola_SK_2 000007F, whole genome shotgun sequence.
ACTGTGAAAGTTTCAGATACCTACCTTTAAATTTAGCTCACAAACGGTATTCAAAACAGACAGATAAATTTTCAacttgaatttgtttaaatatgctTTCACTGTTGAAATatcttattttataaaatttttccgATCCTTAAGTAtctctaaaaaatatatatatttaatggaatcaattttaagcattaaacataaatatatgttattgtattattaattGTTACCTATACCAtaggtttaaaattttttttttgccctaATCGATGGTTTACAATCTCAAAAATATGCTGTGAAAGCGGCACGGTCGTACCAAAAATGCGTTCTAAAGAGCTATTGCTCGCAGGCATGTACCGCTGCACCTGAAACTTTAACATCTTTTATCTCGAATctgaatttttgaaaactgcTGACATCATAACTCGACTAAAAGTTGAGCGATCGGTTTTAAATTAACACTCAATCATCTTTAATGGGTCCTACCATATTTCTACCTTTTTTTGGAGCCTCGGCAGACAGCCCATAGTCCCGTTATTTTTCTATAtgtttttgaaacaaaaatcttaaattaaagtcGAAAACTTACCCTATTATGTggaaactacattttttaaagtgcaCATTACGTTTTCTACtttaattttagtcagaagtttttAGCGTAGTGAAGCAAACATTTCCGACTCTaaaaggtatatatattcttgatcagcatcacaaggAGAATCGGGTTTGCCATGTCAGTCCGTCCGACCGTTTCTACAAAATCTAGTTATTAGTAAGATTTCAGAATCACGatttaaattctattaaaatcggacaacttCATCATACAGCTCCTATTGGAAAAAtcggaataataaaaaaaaaataaatgtaaacaaaaattttaacttctctatttattttttttttaatttcttttaaacataataaatggaaatcgcttaaaaatatcatatagctgtcaaAGGAACGAccgaataattgagctaaaTATCATTAAAGCTTATTTTACTGGAAATAGAACATTCTTTAACCGTTCTATACATCTTCAAGATAAATCGATAATTATGTCGATTATGTCGGTTCTTAGGCGTGtaatttatacccttgcagagggtattataatttcagtcagaagtttgcaacgcagtgaaggagacatttctgaccctataaagtctacatattcttgatcagcatcactagcagagtcgatctagccatgtccgtatgtccgtccgtctgtccgtccgttcgtctgtccgtccgtctgtccgtccgtctgtccgtccgtctgtccgtccgtctgtccgtccgtctgtccgtctgtccgttcgtctgtccgtccgtctgtccgtctgtccgtccgtctgtccgtctgtctttCCGTTtatacgcaaactagtctcttagttttaaagttaactGAATGAAactcccaaaagttgtctttctattgtttttaaagttttaaagttaactGAATGAAactcccaaaagttgtctttctattgcaggtagtatataagtcggaacgagccggatcggacgacaatagcatatagctcccataggaacaatcggaaaaataaataaaaaaaaattataacttagctgttttttaattttattcttagttcttcgtttaattttttaagaattacggcttaaatttcatcatatatatatcatatagctcccatagaaacaatcggaaaaaaatgaaacatttataagttagcggttttttaatttttttcttagttttttttcggttaattatttcagaattacggtttaaatttcataaaaatcggacgactatatcatatagctcccatagaaacattacaaatatatacattttttttaaatgtaacttttctattttttaattttttttgttcttttaaacttattaataatttgacagtttagaattacgcttttaattttattaaaatcggaaaacgatatcatatagctgccataggaactatcgaataattaagctgcaaatcatcatagcttcaatatttttaaacatatacgcaagtaaatcataatttcaatgttttcaagaatatttagtttttgcattatctgcaagggtatatgaacttcggcttgccgatgtttgcttcctttcttgctAAGAACTAATTTATAGTGTCGGAACTTTAAATTagcaacatttttgtttttcaaacattCGAAAAATCGCGATTACTTTATATTTGGACAGCCCTTAACCATCTTAAGATCTAGATTATTTTGCGTCATGCAATAATGCagataaaattgtaaaaatccACTATTGTGTCTTACAGAAACCTGAATATAAAGATTTATTGTAGCTTCGGTGTCCGAATCGAGCCAAGTTCCCACAAGTATATTTTAATGAGTGACTCTTTTCAGCTGTCCTGCGGGCCTTAAGTGGAATGATAACTACTGCGACTGGCCGAACAATGTCAAGTGCTCTGAGCGATCACAACAGACCACCCAAACACCAGCAATCCATCGCCCCAAGCCCACGTCACCAGCAACGGACAAGCCTTTAATCGTACCTAACAAGAATTCCATCCCACGTCCAATACCGACAACAGATGCTCAGTCAGGCAGTAGCGGGGCATACAAAGTTGTCTGCTACTTCACCAACTGGGCCTGGTATCGACCGGGCCAGGGCAAGTATGTGCCTGAGGACATAGACGACAACCTGTGTACGCACATTGTCTACGGCTTTGCGGTTCTCGATAGCCACACGCTAACAATCAAAACGCACGACATCTGGTCGGACATCGATAACAGATTTTACGATCGCGTGGTGGAGAACAAGCAGAAGGGTCTTCGCGTCACGGTGGCTATCGGTGGATGGAACGACTCGCTAGGCAACAAGTACGCGCGCCTGGTGCTTGATTCACAAGCTCGGGCGCGTTTTGTAGAAAGCGCGCTGAAATTTGTAGAGAAGTACAGCTTTGACGGTCTAGACTTGGATTGGGAGTACCCGGTATGCTGGCAGGTTGAATGCTCCAAGGGGGCTTCCGCCGAAAAGCAGGGATTTGCTGCTTTGGTTAAGGAACTGTTCCAAGCCTTTAATCCTAAGGGCCTGATCCTTTCAGCAGCGGTGTCGCCCAGTAAAATGGTAATCGACGCAGGATACGATGTGCCCGAACTATCGCGGTACCTTGACTGGATTGCCGTGATGGCGTACGACTTCCATGGTCACTGGGACAAACAGACGGGTCATGTGGCTCCGCTTTACCAAGTAGAGGGTGACGCCAATCCACACTTCAACGCAAACTTTAGCATTCACCACTGGCTAGACCGGGGCACTCCCTCAAGCAAGTTAGTTATGGGAATGCCAATGTACGGCCAGTCTTTTTCCCTGGCTGATCAAAAGCACCGGTCGCTAAACGACAAGTGCGTAGGCCCGGGTTTGGCAGGCACGTACACTCGCGCTGGTGGATTTTTAGCATACTATGAGATCTGCGAAAAGGTCGGAAACGGCGGCTGGACAGTAGTAAGGGACGAACAAGGTCGTGTTGGACCCTACGCTTACAGTGGCAACCAGTGGATATCATACGACGATGTGTCAGACATTCGGCGAAAGGCGCAATTTATTAGGAGATTGCGCCTGGGTGGCGGCATGGTCTGGGCTCTTGACTTAGACGACTTCCGCGGCCGATGCGGCTGTGGCAAGCACCCATTGCTACGGACCATTAATCAGGAGCTGCGAGGAATTCCTGGACAGCGCACCAACGATTGCACCTAATAATTTTCTCTTTCAGTATATTGTGAACGCTTTTGATATGTTTTGTATAAGAAAAAAGTCTTTATaaccaattaaatttattaatttattatttaaactaaaattagtTCACCGGTGTGTTTTTTGTTCGCACTCTTTTAAAAGCAAGCAGCGCAAGCTATTTTtgtacaaaattatatttctaataaacaaacctatatgtataaataaaggTGTATAATTCGTTTTTCTTAAGCCCAGAATTGCATAATGAGAGCTCTCGCCAATGGAAACAAAAAGGTGCACACTTCCCATCGACAGGTGCCAGTAACtaattacatatatatatatatttctatatagATGCAATTTAGGCCttagttttcatttcaattgtTTACTATAATACTGTAAATTTTCGAGCCTGGTATTATTTTTACCTTTACAGTCAAAGCTagaaattttaatcaatacaCTAACACTTCCATTtctaattgtttaattttgtattgatataaattatttttataaagtaaCAAATCTATTTTGGCTTAATCAATATAacacataaatacatattttatttttcaattaaaatgcacccctcttttaaattaaatacttttcaataaatttagtaTGAAACGGAACTTAACGAACTTAAAGCTACCCGCTGCCGATCGGAATTCTATCAAGCGCTCGAGCTACAGTGGCTCGCAGCTTATTTCGTGCAGTTGTATTACAAAACTTTAAGTCGGTATTGCGGCTAAACCAATAAAGAATAAACAATATTGTAAACACAATACTATAGATAAAAACAGtagcataataaataaactaaaaaaaagtacttttaaaagtaacaaaaaatctaacaaaaacaaaatttacagTCTTTTTTCATGCCGCAGCTTATTGTGCAGTtcatttatattgaaaaagttttacttttaGCGTCAAAAATACCAAATTGTAACTACTTGGGAAGCTTGTGGGCGGCGACGACAGAGGACAAAACGAACTAGAcgatttctttaattttttttttggcatgaTCAATTTATTCTGGTTATGTAGAGGAAgaagtggtttccaaagaaccctCCCCAAATCCGTCGAGCTCAACCAGAATCATGCGTGCCTACCCGGGACGCgactccctcggcccaagtgGAATCCCGCAAACATAAGGTCGCCTTATTCGCCTTGCTTTGTCGGCTGCATGTGTGGCAAATACGCGGCGTAAAAGATCGACAAAGTCACCTCAGTGGTTATGAGTCGCCTGCTGTGCTGTTTTGACCCTCTCGTGTTGGccatcatttttaaaactgctGCTGACCCTTGGAtgctttggctgctgcataCTCCAAGTGGTACTTGTAGGTCAGCCTGTGGTCAATCAGAATCCCAAGGTACTTGATCGCTGGGCTGAACTCTATGATCACTGTGCCGGCTCGGAAATGTACATTTTCGACGACTTTCCTGCTTTCCTGCACCCTTaggcattaactgcttaagaaagggtcacacggtcaaataatgcaaatcgaacagatgtagagtgtgcaattcctcataTCACAcgttgctacacatatatttcccaaacacaaatctcgcgttgcctcctctttctcagcccacgctcatgcaggagactCCATCCACTtggcatgttttgcatgcgaatgcatcggatctagtcattcttgcaactgcttttgtgagcgttcaaatcaaaagtggcgagtttgtataagctcgagcgttgctcgactctggttcacaaataaactttgtgaccgatgagctcactcagaggctcaaaattacaaaatagtaCGTGTGCATgggcttgcgaggcattgctgggactaatgcccaagccacaaaaaatacacacgattgtgaagtcgcgagtagggatcAGCCAGTTGCCGTTCGATTTTTGGATCCTGAAAAATATtactggttatcatccggatcaaacggtgaacaccagcgggtggagggtggctgaaaatattcagttggtaGATCctttcttcttcaagccccaaaaaatatatatgcttatCCGCGCTGATACGtactttgaacttttatctattgcccagataaagcaggggcccatcttacaaaagccAGTTCTCGGCTGCTTAATGTCAGGGAGATGTCTctctgaaaataaagtaaaggctgaaaaaatggtacatctcagctgccaggagctGCCACTGGGACAAACAGACGGGTCATGTGGCTCCGCTTTACCAAGTAGAGGGTGACGCCAATCCACACTTCAACGCAAACTTTAGCATTCACCACTGGCTAGACCGGGGCACTCCCTCAAGCAAGTTAGTTATGGGAATGCCAATGTACGGCCAGTCTTTTTCCCTGGCTGATCAAAAGCACCGGTCGCTAAACGACAAGTGCGTAGGCCCGGGTTTGGCAGGCACGTACACTCGCGCTGGTGGATTTTTAGCATACTATGAGATCTGCGAAAAGGTCGGAAACGGCGGCTGGACAGTAGTAAGGGACGAACAAGGTCGTGTTGGACCCTACGCTTACAGTGGCAACCAGTGGATATCATACGACGATGTGTCAGACATTCGGCGAAAGGCGCAATTTATTAGGA
It includes:
- the LOC128253203 gene encoding probable chitinase 10; translation: MRAYPGRDSLGPTARSCHWDKQTGHVAPLYQVEGDANPHFNANFSIHHWLDRGTPSSKLVMGMPMYGQSFSLADQKHRSLNDKCVGPGLAGTYTRAGGFLAYYEICEKVGNGGWTVVRDEQGRVGPYAYSGNQWISYDDVSDIRRKAQFIRRLRLGGGMVWALDLDDFRGRCGCGKHPLLRTINQELRGIPGQRTNDCT